Proteins encoded in a region of the Diabrotica undecimpunctata isolate CICGRU chromosome 10, icDiaUnde3, whole genome shotgun sequence genome:
- the LOC140452275 gene encoding uncharacterized protein, producing the protein MSTRRALNCLKILTQQDQSDEESLIETENSEIGINNPTMEDLQDVPTEEKQNQENGACSILTEVENEQNKNCLDPQVDKYQGGAAEYGKKSQEMDQNIKPTGPPCQGNDVFALQTEIGVAVHKKVTISHPQEDDYQSEDKNQHQDIESSLGIEMEMVLKKRKVTLHVQVNTHQSVTNTVQNRDQYNDVLDKNDKVIVRQQIDVRVTEEKSQNQDQDGAQAVTTEDEDEHSFKIDLKKKKRKVTFHPETQVYHYFVEEDINQSSSDEDYTGIENVLGRKLFFHPIPDGYGQDPEEESCFSAFCRIMEEPCTILTMIAFFVFFILLPMILAGLCLYFGLFHSH; encoded by the exons ATGAGTACCAGAAGGGCTCTAAATTGTCTGAAAATTCTTACTCAACAAGATCAAAGTGATGAAGAATCTCTTATTGAAACAGAAAATTCGGAAATCGGCATAAATAATCCGACAATGGAGGATTTGCAAGATGTGCCTACTGAAGAAAAGCAGAATCAAGAAAATGGTGCTTGCTCCATTCTTACAGAAGTGGAAAATGAGCAGAATAAAAACTGTTTAGACCCACAAGTTGATAAATACCAAGGCGGAGCCGCTGAATATGGAAAAAAGTCTCaag AAATGGACCAAAATATAAAACCTACAGGGCCTCCGTGTCAAGGTAATGATGTATTTGCACTACAAACAGAAATTGGGGTGGCCGTACATAAGAAAGTTACGATTTCTCATCCACAAGAGGATGACTATCAAAGTGAAGACAAAAATCAGCATCAAGATATTGAATCTTCCTTGGGAATAGAAATGGAGATGGTTCTAAAGAAACGCAAAGTGACTCTCCATGTACAAGTCAATACTCATCAAAGTGTGACTAATACTGTCCAAAACAGGGATCAATATAATGATGTCTTAGATAAGAATGATAAAGTGATTGTCCGTCAACAAATCGATGTCAGGGTTACTGAAGAGAAAAGTCAGAATCAAG ATCAAGATGGTGCTCAAGCTGTGACTACTGAAGATGAAGATGAACACTCATTTAAAATAGATCTGAAAAAGAAGAAACGTAAAGTGACTTTCCACCCAGAAACCCAAGTGTATCATTATTTTGTCGAAGAAGATATAAATCAAAGTTCATCTGATGAAGACTATACAGGGATAGAAAACGTGTTGGGTCGTAAACTGTTTTTCCATCCAATACCCGATGGATACGGTCAGGATCCCGAAGAGGAAAGTTGTTTCAGTGCTTTTTGCAGAATCATGGAAGAACCTTGCACTATACTTACCATGATAGCATTTTTCGTATTTTTCATTCTCTTACCTATGATTCTTGCAGGATTATGTCTCTATTTTGGATTATTCCACTCACACTAA